In the Sediminibacter sp. Hel_I_10 genome, one interval contains:
- a CDS encoding YkgJ family cysteine cluster protein gives MTIVQRVELVEALFLQLEQESAQFQQASGLGCVAGCGKCCTYPDIEASPLEFLPWAFHLFLNGEAENTLALLNKTHSATCFIYAPLTKLDHGRCSDYKYRGLICRLFGFAANTDKYGNLRLATCKIIKEGQAERYADTAEAISKGLYVPIFTEYYMQLNQIDFHMGNIILPINKALKHAIEEVLQYYAYRPLPDAAIRAV, from the coding sequence ATGACCATAGTGCAAAGAGTGGAACTGGTAGAAGCCCTGTTTCTTCAATTAGAGCAAGAAAGCGCTCAGTTTCAACAAGCATCAGGTCTAGGCTGTGTCGCAGGCTGTGGCAAATGCTGTACCTATCCAGATATTGAGGCCTCGCCTTTAGAGTTTTTGCCTTGGGCCTTTCATCTTTTTTTGAACGGTGAGGCAGAAAACACACTCGCGCTACTCAACAAAACCCATTCGGCCACCTGTTTTATTTATGCACCACTCACCAAATTGGATCATGGGCGCTGTAGCGATTACAAATACCGCGGACTCATTTGCAGGCTCTTTGGTTTTGCCGCCAATACCGATAAGTATGGCAACCTCAGGTTGGCCACCTGTAAGATCATTAAAGAAGGACAGGCAGAACGGTATGCCGATACCGCCGAGGCCATTTCCAAAGGGCTTTATGTGCCCATCTTTACAGAGTACTACATGCAATTGAACCAAATAGATTTCCATATGGGGAATATTATTCTACCCATCAACAAAGCATTGAAACATGCCATTGAAGAAGTCTTACAGTATTATGCCTACAGGCCATTGCCTGATGCAGCGATACGAGCGGTTTAG
- a CDS encoding T9SS type A sorting domain-containing protein, producing MFKLLFLFFFWSICAIGQQQWPSTADFNNPVSEDGFLIPSHKASFGLNQHTNRDIVYFTEVDAVQEVLVIGTTERDSTFNDILVTKLDTNMVQLWQKRYSLGTDLSYDVPIKPYIDSDNNLTLVCRSLTKNSIRSGLLYVIKYDSQGNLLWDVNVDEFNTSSYDDYEYQNSFMDETGHLRIVQTKNYDVAPLQRFHFYTIYPNGEIIDSFTEDNLTEIDHINSNSFDYEVAYFNGHYYLKYRKATSIDNDYVSEHFIKKFNTSSMETYQLDDIIDLTNIYNFNESKMKIGIDGGIYFIQPQTVGNSFEILKLNSSGALVYNINSEVGFDKEIIDATINGDDNLILFTNSKPSSSSGNLTFNKTEYDDTGNIVFNVTVGDTYVDGLKLNNEGKVLVYSNTNFKLFSATLEPLGQFNGNYDAVNDFNSLDNTNLVIGKTNASSMFPGSSFQSQQDMEIHKIDENQIISSYTFSGEGTSKANRQKIIQDGLGNYIVASEEKLGPDDWSITNLAPLRRTLYKYDNDLNLIWSLVIENAMVSAYSPDDKNFLIDENNDIYINTMANPDTFELIKVSSDGTIIYQVPSYRTANMYFDENNNIKIVSPPVYNYDSNVNDTNIYTLSIDDGSFVEENVFPGLEFLDQFKNADNESYIYMFTNNDEPYIKIYKNMALEIEQDLYTGSNFGSLNARYIDHSGNIIFSSSYNQINEKLYRLTLDNVFDYISTNEGVANIKEINNKIFTYHSDDHIRMYDYDLNLVTTSTEEFLNMPIFFEYGAFILVNTPFNNNVRVVDENCSVVDEFHIPSSLFTRHAIIDSEGDLVLTGQNGYHVGTFHHYGWARGFIHKYSSIKNTLGTIRIEKSQNDAVIFPNPSNGIINFHSVNQSIRQVEVYDMTGRLINFTLSTTMNVQNLPNAAYIAKITLGNGIVVNKKFIKY from the coding sequence ATGTTCAAATTATTATTCCTATTTTTCTTTTGGTCTATCTGTGCCATTGGGCAACAGCAATGGCCCTCTACCGCAGATTTCAACAACCCGGTTTCTGAAGACGGCTTTTTAATCCCTAGTCATAAAGCATCGTTTGGGTTGAATCAACATACCAATCGTGATATCGTTTATTTTACCGAAGTTGACGCCGTCCAGGAGGTTCTGGTCATCGGGACGACCGAAAGGGATTCTACCTTTAATGATATTTTGGTTACCAAACTTGATACCAATATGGTGCAACTCTGGCAAAAACGATATTCCTTGGGTACAGATTTGTCTTATGATGTTCCGATAAAACCTTATATCGATTCCGATAATAATCTAACCCTTGTTTGTCGAAGTCTAACAAAAAACTCCATTCGCAGTGGTTTGTTATATGTTATAAAGTATGATTCCCAAGGTAATCTGTTATGGGATGTCAATGTAGATGAATTTAACACCTCCTCCTACGATGATTATGAATATCAAAATTCATTTATGGATGAAACTGGTCATTTAAGAATTGTACAAACCAAGAATTACGACGTAGCACCACTGCAGCGTTTTCACTTTTATACTATATATCCTAATGGCGAAATCATTGATAGCTTCACCGAGGATAACCTCACGGAAATAGATCATATCAATTCAAACAGTTTCGACTATGAAGTTGCCTATTTCAATGGACATTACTACCTGAAATACAGAAAGGCCACTAGTATAGATAATGATTATGTATCAGAGCATTTTATCAAAAAATTCAATACATCTTCTATGGAAACCTATCAACTGGATGATATTATTGACCTCACCAACATCTACAATTTTAATGAAAGTAAAATGAAGATTGGTATTGATGGAGGTATCTATTTTATACAGCCGCAAACAGTGGGTAATAGTTTCGAAATTCTAAAATTGAATAGTAGTGGAGCTCTAGTGTACAATATAAATTCTGAAGTAGGTTTTGATAAGGAGATAATTGATGCGACCATAAATGGTGATGATAATCTTATACTATTTACCAACAGTAAACCCTCATCCTCGTCAGGTAACCTTACCTTCAATAAAACAGAGTATGATGATACTGGCAATATCGTTTTTAATGTTACCGTTGGGGACACTTACGTTGATGGTCTAAAATTAAATAATGAAGGGAAGGTTTTAGTATATTCAAATACAAACTTTAAATTGTTTAGTGCTACCTTGGAACCTCTCGGCCAATTTAACGGTAACTATGATGCTGTAAATGATTTCAATAGCCTTGATAATACCAATTTGGTTATTGGTAAAACTAATGCTTCAAGTATGTTTCCAGGCAGCTCCTTTCAAAGCCAGCAGGACATGGAGATTCATAAAATAGATGAAAATCAAATTATTAGTAGCTATACGTTTAGTGGTGAGGGTACCTCGAAAGCAAATAGACAAAAAATAATTCAGGACGGCCTTGGGAATTACATCGTGGCTTCCGAGGAAAAGTTAGGACCAGATGATTGGAGCATCACAAATCTTGCGCCTTTAAGAAGAACCCTCTATAAGTATGACAATGATTTAAATCTTATCTGGAGCCTTGTAATAGAAAACGCAATGGTAAGTGCCTACTCTCCAGACGACAAAAATTTTTTAATTGATGAGAATAACGATATCTATATCAATACAATGGCAAATCCCGATACTTTCGAGCTAATAAAGGTTTCCTCTGATGGAACGATTATTTATCAAGTACCGAGTTATAGAACAGCGAATATGTATTTTGACGAAAATAACAATATCAAAATAGTATCCCCGCCAGTATATAATTATGATTCAAATGTTAATGACACTAACATCTATACGCTTAGTATTGATGACGGCAGTTTTGTTGAAGAAAATGTCTTTCCCGGATTAGAATTTCTTGATCAGTTTAAAAACGCTGACAATGAATCTTACATTTATATGTTTACTAACAATGACGAACCCTATATAAAGATTTATAAAAATATGGCTTTGGAAATTGAGCAGGACTTATATACGGGTAGTAATTTTGGAAGTCTTAATGCACGGTATATTGACCATAGTGGAAATATCATCTTTTCTTCTTCTTATAATCAGATTAACGAAAAACTGTATCGTTTAACGCTTGATAATGTTTTTGACTATATTTCTACAAATGAAGGTGTGGCTAACATTAAAGAGATTAATAACAAAATCTTTACCTATCATTCTGATGACCATATTAGGATGTATGATTATGACTTAAATTTAGTAACCACCTCCACCGAAGAATTTTTAAACATGCCCATTTTTTTTGAATACGGGGCTTTTATTTTGGTCAATACCCCATTTAACAATAATGTGCGAGTGGTAGATGAAAATTGCTCAGTTGTGGATGAATTTCATATTCCAAGTAGTCTATTTACGCGTCATGCTATTATTGATTCCGAAGGCGATTTAGTTTTAACGGGTCAAAATGGTTATCATGTTGGAACGTTTCATCATTATGGCTGGGCACGTGGCTTCATTCATAAATATTCAAGCATAAAAAACACTCTAGGTA
- a CDS encoding T9SS type A sorting domain-containing protein, which yields MKKFLLAVVLMLCALGSDRSVYAQTLSAGDIAFIGFHLDDNDGFTFITLKDIPSGEVIYFTDHSWSYSFNTWHNNTADAHYAWTATSPVSIGTIVTVTETGSATNILSATTGTMSKETGGDFSLIQSGDVILAYQSTTGAQPAATNATFLAGIYTDDNFGHNTDCDGSQGWYNGTPCASDFTPDGELSNNSNASGIPPGLTNGVDAVHLYPAPILESVSENDNGRYTGSLNGTADAIRALINDRTQWEFEDDASYDISPSSYATPSITPSGPSCTMTASITSQTNIACNGGATGSLTVTPADGASPYTYLWDDGSAQTSATASGLSAGTYEVTVTDTNGCTATASATISQPATGLSLTPASLTNIACNGGTTGAATVNAATGGAGFYTYNWTPGNPTGDGTTSVSGLSAGTWTCTVTDDNGCTASQSFTVTQPTVLSLTPASQTNIACNGGTTGAATVNVATGGAGGYTYNWTPGNPIGDGTTSVTGLSAGTWTCTVTDANGCTASQSFTVTQPAAALNLTPASQTNIACNGGTTGAAAVNVATGGAGGYTYNWTPGNPTGDGTTSVSGLSAGTWTCTVTDANGCTASQSFTVTQPAEALNLTPASQTNIACNGGTTGAATVNVATGGAGGYTYNWTPGNPIGDGTTSVTGLSAGTWTCTVTDANGCTASQSFTVTQPAEALNLTPASQTNIACNGGTTGAANVNVATGGAGGYTYNWTPGNPIGDGTTSVTGLSAGTWTCTVTDANGCTASQSFTVTQPAEALNLTPASQTNIACNGGTTGAATVNVATGGAGGYTYNWTPGNPTGDGTTSVTGLSAGTWTCTVTDANGCTASQSFTVTQPAAALNLTPASQTNIACNGGTTGAATVNVATGGAGGYTYNWTPGNPTGDGTTSVLGLSAGTWTCTVTDANGCTASQSFTVTQPTILSANTVVDANATCNGATDGAATASATGGTAPYTYSWSNAATTASIVGVAAGTYDVTITDANGCTDTASVTITEPVALVASAVVDANAACNGGTGDVTISIAGGVSPFEYTINGTTYSGFPDPTLEVSGLPAGTYPITTSDANGCSATTSVTITEPVALVASAVVDANAACNGGTGEVTISITGGVSPFEYTINGTTYSGFPDPTLEVSGLPAGTYPITTSDANGCSATTSVTITEPVALVASAVVDANAACNGGTGDVTISITGGVSPFEYTINGTTYSNFPDPTLEVSGLPAGTYPITTSDANGCSATTSVTITEPAIIDNSVVLTDGVLTANATDVTYQWFACPNTELIGETNQSFTPTAVGDYKVVLTNSNSCTVTSECITVTTLGLNPVTPNALKVRVYPNPASAEIQVSGLQTTESYSIYDTLGKLMLKGNTSNKAVINVQDLSSGMYFITIGNHVIRFIKN from the coding sequence ATGAAAAAATTTTTACTAGCTGTTGTCTTGATGCTGTGCGCATTAGGCAGTGATCGCAGCGTGTACGCACAAACCCTATCGGCAGGTGATATTGCTTTTATCGGCTTTCATCTGGACGATAATGATGGTTTTACTTTTATTACTTTAAAAGATATTCCAAGTGGGGAAGTCATTTATTTTACAGACCATAGTTGGTCCTATTCCTTTAACACTTGGCATAACAACACAGCGGATGCCCACTACGCTTGGACTGCTACCTCTCCGGTATCCATTGGCACCATCGTGACAGTTACCGAAACGGGTTCAGCAACCAATATCTTGTCGGCAACCACAGGTACCATGTCCAAAGAGACTGGGGGAGATTTTTCTTTAATACAGTCTGGCGACGTTATTCTTGCTTATCAAAGTACTACGGGTGCACAACCTGCGGCCACCAACGCCACGTTTTTAGCAGGCATTTATACGGATGACAACTTTGGCCATAACACGGATTGTGATGGTAGTCAAGGTTGGTATAACGGCACTCCTTGTGCTTCTGACTTTACCCCAGATGGTGAACTATCCAATAACTCAAATGCTTCAGGTATTCCGCCAGGATTGACCAATGGCGTTGATGCTGTACATTTATATCCTGCCCCAATTTTAGAGTCTGTTTCTGAAAATGATAATGGTAGATATACAGGTTCCTTAAATGGGACTGCGGATGCTATTAGAGCACTGATCAACGACAGAACCCAATGGGAGTTTGAAGATGATGCTAGCTACGACATTTCCCCTTCAAGCTATGCTACACCCAGTATCACGCCGTCTGGGCCTTCATGTACCATGACAGCCTCTATTACATCACAAACCAATATTGCTTGTAATGGTGGAGCAACCGGTTCTTTAACCGTTACACCGGCAGATGGCGCATCTCCTTATACCTATTTATGGGATGATGGTTCTGCCCAAACTTCGGCTACTGCTTCAGGACTTAGTGCCGGAACATATGAAGTAACAGTTACCGACACTAACGGATGTACTGCTACCGCCAGTGCAACTATAAGTCAACCTGCAACTGGATTAAGCCTTACACCGGCATCCCTAACCAACATCGCTTGTAATGGTGGAACAACAGGCGCGGCCACCGTAAACGCTGCTACAGGAGGAGCTGGATTCTATACCTACAACTGGACACCGGGCAACCCAACAGGTGACGGTACCACATCGGTATCAGGACTTAGCGCTGGTACATGGACCTGTACTGTAACCGATGACAACGGCTGTACTGCTAGCCAATCGTTTACCGTTACCCAGCCTACAGTGTTAAGCCTCACCCCTGCATCACAAACCAACATCGCTTGTAATGGCGGAACAACAGGTGCTGCAACTGTAAATGTTGCTACTGGAGGAGCTGGTGGATATACCTATAACTGGACGCCAGGAAACCCAATAGGCGACGGCACAACATCTGTCACAGGTCTTTCGGCAGGCACATGGACCTGTACCGTAACCGATGCCAATGGCTGTACCGCTAGCCAATCGTTTACCGTTACCCAACCTGCAGCGGCATTAAACCTTACCCCTGCATCACAAACCAACATCGCTTGTAATGGCGGTACAACAGGAGCTGCAGCTGTAAATGTTGCTACTGGAGGAGCTGGTGGATATACTTATAACTGGACACCGGGAAACCCAACGGGAGATGGCACAACATCTGTTTCAGGACTTAGCGCAGGCACATGGACCTGTACCGTAACCGATGCCAATGGCTGTACCGCTTCGCAAAGTTTTACAGTAACCCAACCTGCAGAAGCATTAAACCTTACCCCTGCATCACAAACCAACATCGCTTGTAATGGTGGAACAACGGGTGCTGCAACTGTAAATGTTGCTACCGGAGGAGCTGGTGGATATACTTATAACTGGACACCAGGCAACCCAATAGGCGACGGAACAACATCTGTCACAGGCCTTTCGGCAGGCACATGGACCTGTACCGTAACCGATGCCAATGGCTGTACCGCTTCGCAAAGTTTTACAGTAACCCAACCTGCAGAGGCATTAAACCTTACCCCTGCATCACAAACCAACATCGCTTGTAATGGTGGAACAACAGGTGCTGCAAATGTAAATGTTGCTACTGGAGGAGCTGGTGGATATACTTATAACTGGACGCCAGGAAACCCAATAGGCGACGGAACAACATCTGTCACAGGCCTTTCGGCAGGCACATGGACCTGTACCGTAACCGATGCCAATGGCTGTACCGCTTCGCAAAGTTTTACAGTAACCCAACCTGCAGAGGCATTAAACCTTACCCCTGCATCACAAACCAACATCGCTTGTAATGGTGGAACAACAGGTGCTGCAACTGTAAATGTTGCTACTGGAGGAGCTGGTGGCTATACCTATAACTGGACGCCAGGAAACCCAACAGGTGATGGAACAACATCTGTCACAGGTCTTTCGGCAGGCACATGGACTTGTACCGTAACCGATGCCAATGGCTGTACCGCTAGCCAATCGTTTACCGTTACCCAACCTGCAGCGGCATTAAACCTTACCCCTGCATCACAAACCAACATCGCTTGTAATGGTGGAACAACAGGTGCTGCAACTGTAAATGTTGCTACTGGAGGAGCTGGTGGATATACTTATAACTGGACGCCAGGAAACCCAACAGGCGACGGTACTACATCGGTCTTAGGTCTTTCGGCAGGCACATGGACCTGTACCGTAACCGATGCCAATGGCTGTACCGCTAGCCAATCGTTTACCGTTACCCAGCCAACTATATTATCAGCTAATACCGTTGTAGATGCCAATGCAACCTGTAATGGGGCAACGGATGGCGCAGCTACTGCAAGTGCAACAGGTGGAACAGCACCATACACTTATTCATGGAGTAACGCTGCAACAACCGCTTCAATAGTAGGCGTTGCAGCTGGAACTTATGATGTGACCATCACGGATGCTAACGGCTGTACCGATACCGCTAGTGTAACCATTACAGAGCCGGTTGCCCTAGTAGCTAGTGCCGTAGTGGATGCCAATGCGGCCTGTAACGGTGGCACAGGTGATGTGACCATTAGTATTGCCGGTGGGGTGTCCCCATTTGAATATACCATCAATGGAACTACCTATAGCGGTTTTCCTGATCCAACTTTAGAAGTTTCTGGATTGCCTGCGGGAACTTACCCCATCACCACCAGCGATGCCAACGGCTGTAGTGCCACAACCTCGGTAACCATTACGGAGCCGGTTGCCTTAGTGGCTAGTGCCGTGGTGGATGCCAATGCGGCCTGTAACGGTGGCACGGGTGAGGTCACCATTAGTATTACCGGTGGGGTGTCCCCTTTTGAATATACCATCAATGGAACTACCTATAGCGGTTTTCCTGATCCAACTTTAGAAGTTTCAGGATTGCCTGCGGGAACCTACCCCATCACCACCAGCGATGCCAACGGCTGTAGCGCCACAACCTCGGTAACCATTACGGAGCCAGTTGCCCTAGTGGCCAGTGCCGTGGTGGATGCCAATGCGGCCTGTAACGGTGGTACGGGTGACGTTACCATTAGTATTACCGGTGGGGTGTCCCCGTTTGAATATACCATCAACGGCACCACTTACAGTAATTTTCCTGATCCAACTTTAGAAGTTTCAGGATTGCCTGCGGGAACCTACCCCATAACCACCAGCGATGCCAATGGCTGTAGCGCCACAACATCGGTAACCATTACGGAGCCTGCTATTATAGACAATAGTGTTGTTCTAACCGACGGCGTATTGACAGCTAACGCCACTGACGTGACTTACCAATGGTTTGCATGTCCGAATACAGAATTGATTGGTGAAACCAATCAGAGCTTTACTCCTACAGCAGTAGGCGATTATAAAGTGGTGCTTACAAATAGCAATAGCTGTACCGTTACTTCGGAATGTATTACAGTGACCACTTTAGGCTTGAACCCAGTGACGCCTAATGCTTTGAAAGTAAGGGTATATCCAAATCCTGCTTCCGCTGAGATTCAGGTGTCTGGGTTGCAAACTACTGAAAGCTATAGTATTTATGACACTTTAGGTAAATTAATGCTGAAGGGCAATACCTCTAACAAAGCAGTCATCAATGTTCAGGATCTATCGAGCGGTATGTATTTTATAACCATTGGAAACCATGTCATCCGATTTATCAAAAACTAA